One region of Chitinophaga varians genomic DNA includes:
- a CDS encoding TlpA family protein disulfide reductase, translating into MKPWLKNTVLSIAATAAAFPAFSQSTVSGKLPPGQETSLKLSQPGMETLEVPVDKTGKFSFATGKLPKGIYQLDKIGPVYLEPGYALEITGEDDSYRFKGKGSTENNLIREVGNQLKAYVPMSGEDYLYSFYMWDLPEFRQKMNAWRQAAAKTVEKSGNPYFIGLQKAAVDFRIRTITQDWWINYGVDSVKQIAFQQLLETPPEPEDTMRAAKFRTAYDAMHLKKLTKEEKNVLDSLMYEGWDMNNEDWFRNVAAYRDVLDGKIANITYATYQKELMAGAELDALKANVVDTKITSPFIRGYYQYLQASAVIKRSDDVSNIDSVYKKFMAEVTNDVYKKKISEAYDNFKKYGDNQPAPDFEFENVHGAKVRLSSLKGKYVYIDVWATWCGPCKREIPALTAIEEKFAGKNIHFISLSVDRQSDKEKWQDFVKEKQLKGEQLITDNDFNADFIKNFNINAIPRFILIGPDGKIVSARAKRPSDPGLQEQLNSLL; encoded by the coding sequence ATGAAACCCTGGTTAAAAAACACTGTACTGAGCATAGCCGCCACCGCCGCGGCTTTTCCAGCGTTCAGCCAGTCAACGGTCAGCGGTAAACTGCCGCCCGGTCAGGAAACAAGCCTGAAACTCTCACAGCCCGGAATGGAAACACTGGAAGTGCCGGTGGACAAAACCGGTAAGTTTTCGTTTGCCACCGGCAAATTGCCTAAAGGCATCTATCAGCTGGACAAGATAGGCCCGGTGTACCTCGAGCCCGGCTATGCCCTTGAAATAACCGGGGAAGATGATAGCTACCGCTTCAAAGGAAAAGGCAGTACGGAGAATAACCTCATCCGGGAAGTAGGCAACCAGCTGAAAGCATATGTACCCATGTCCGGGGAAGATTATCTCTATTCTTTTTACATGTGGGACCTACCTGAATTTCGGCAGAAAATGAATGCCTGGCGACAGGCGGCGGCTAAAACGGTGGAAAAATCAGGCAACCCTTATTTCATCGGACTGCAAAAGGCCGCAGTGGACTTCCGGATAAGGACCATCACGCAGGACTGGTGGATAAACTATGGTGTGGACTCTGTAAAACAAATTGCGTTTCAACAGTTGCTGGAAACACCGCCTGAGCCAGAAGATACCATGCGGGCGGCAAAGTTCAGAACAGCCTACGATGCAATGCACCTGAAGAAATTGACAAAAGAAGAAAAGAATGTACTCGATTCGCTGATGTATGAAGGCTGGGACATGAATAACGAAGACTGGTTCCGCAACGTAGCCGCTTATCGCGATGTACTCGACGGTAAGATTGCCAACATTACGTACGCCACTTACCAGAAAGAGTTAATGGCCGGTGCAGAACTGGACGCGTTAAAAGCCAACGTGGTGGACACTAAAATAACTTCCCCCTTTATCCGCGGGTACTATCAATATCTTCAGGCGTCCGCCGTTATTAAAAGGAGCGATGATGTCAGCAATATAGATTCCGTGTATAAAAAATTTATGGCGGAGGTGACCAATGATGTCTACAAAAAGAAAATCAGCGAGGCTTACGATAACTTTAAAAAATATGGCGATAACCAGCCTGCCCCTGATTTTGAATTTGAAAACGTCCATGGCGCAAAAGTAAGGCTGAGCAGCCTGAAAGGGAAATACGTCTACATCGATGTATGGGCCACCTGGTGCGGCCCCTGCAAAAGAGAGATCCCGGCTCTTACTGCTATCGAAGAAAAATTCGCAGGGAAAAACATACACTTCATCAGCTTGTCTGTAGACCGTCAGTCAGATAAAGAAAAGTGGCAGGACTTTGTGAAGGAAAAACAACTGAAAGGGGAACAGCTCATCACAGACAACGATTTTAATGCGGATTTCATCAAAAACTTTAATATCAATGCTATTCCCAGATTTATATTGATCGGGCCTGACGGGAAAATTGTTTCCGCCAGGGCCAAACGGCCATCAGACCCGGGATTACAGGAGCAGTTGAATAGTTTGCTATAA
- a CDS encoding ABC transporter permease subunit, which yields MKTIIKYVLIDLLKNRTILIYTLVLAALTISVTGMSDNMSKGMLSLLNITLLFVPIISILFSTIYFFNSAEFTELLLAQPIRRKSMLLASYTGISTALGLAYLAGVGVTVGVLYNSLAAIALVISGLLLTLIFSALALLIFVVFKDKTRGIGAAIITALFFTLLFDGLLLAFIYSFSDYPIDQPLLGLISLNPVDLARILVLLQLDAAVMMGYSGALFKKFMGSATGTVYTTMCMLCWMIVPLILAVRIFRKKDI from the coding sequence ATGAAAACAATTATTAAATACGTGCTGATAGACCTGTTAAAAAACAGGACTATCCTGATATATACCCTGGTGCTGGCCGCACTGACCATCAGCGTGACAGGCATGAGCGACAACATGTCCAAAGGCATGTTGAGCCTGCTCAATATCACCTTGCTGTTTGTACCGATCATCAGTATCCTTTTTTCCACCATTTACTTTTTTAATTCCGCGGAGTTCACCGAACTGCTACTGGCACAGCCCATACGCCGTAAATCTATGCTGCTGGCCTCCTATACCGGCATATCCACCGCGTTAGGCCTTGCATACCTGGCCGGTGTAGGCGTCACCGTGGGAGTGCTGTACAATAGCCTTGCGGCCATCGCGCTTGTCATCAGCGGTCTGTTGCTCACACTTATTTTCTCAGCGTTGGCGCTGCTGATCTTCGTAGTGTTCAAGGATAAAACCAGGGGTATCGGCGCAGCCATTATCACGGCCCTGTTTTTCACGCTGTTGTTTGATGGATTATTGCTCGCCTTTATTTACTCTTTCAGTGATTATCCGATAGACCAGCCCTTGCTGGGCCTCATCTCCCTGAACCCGGTGGACCTGGCGCGGATACTGGTATTACTGCAGCTGGATGCTGCCGTAATGATGGGTTATTCCGGGGCGTTGTTTAAAAAGTTTATGGGATCTGCTACGGGGACTGTTTATACAACGATGTGCATGCTGTGCTGGATGATTGTTCCATTGATATTGGCCGTGCGGATTTTCAGGAAGAAAGATATTTAA
- a CDS encoding ABC transporter ATP-binding protein produces MIRISHLTKSFKKFRALDDINLHLERGQAISLLGPNGSGKTTLIKSILGLVIPEKGSVHINGQEIRSHWSYRSKIGYMPQIGRYPENMTIRQVLAMLREVRKDCKHYDEELVHQFNLPSFDHKLMRNLSGGTRQKVSACLAFLFSPDILILDEPTAGLDPVASEILKDKIARERANGKLVLITSHVLSDLDDITSHVVYLQEGKLICFKTVEELKESTGQRQLNKVIAAMMQTHLHENNY; encoded by the coding sequence ATGATCCGTATCAGTCACCTTACAAAATCATTCAAAAAATTCAGAGCGCTGGATGATATCAACCTGCACCTGGAAAGGGGCCAGGCCATCTCCCTGCTGGGACCTAACGGTTCCGGCAAAACGACCCTGATCAAATCCATCCTCGGACTGGTGATCCCCGAGAAAGGCAGTGTTCATATAAACGGCCAGGAAATCCGCAGCCACTGGAGCTACCGCTCTAAAATCGGTTACATGCCGCAGATCGGCCGCTACCCCGAAAACATGACCATCCGGCAGGTGCTGGCCATGCTGCGGGAGGTAAGGAAAGACTGCAAACATTATGACGAAGAGCTGGTCCATCAGTTCAACCTGCCTTCTTTTGACCATAAACTAATGCGCAACCTCTCCGGCGGCACCCGGCAGAAAGTGAGCGCCTGCCTCGCCTTCCTCTTTTCGCCCGATATCCTGATACTTGACGAACCTACCGCCGGCCTCGATCCTGTGGCCAGCGAAATCCTGAAAGACAAAATAGCACGGGAGCGGGCCAACGGAAAACTGGTACTCATCACCTCACATGTGCTCAGTGACCTCGATGACATCACCAGTCATGTGGTATACCTGCAGGAAGGGAAACTCATCTGTTTTAAAACGGTGGAAGAACTGAAAGAATCAACCGGTCAACGTCAACTGAACAAAGTGATCGCGGCCATGATGCAAACACATCTACATGAAAACAATTATTAA
- a CDS encoding nitrous oxide reductase family maturation protein NosD: MKYASLLSWLLLAAWSTQAATLVVKPGPDALRKAISSARPGDTLQVQPGVYKEHSIQVNQRITIIGNGMPVIDAEYKYPGFLITADSVVMQGLQVQYTGRSSISDIAGIRVSNASHVTLRNNRILDCTYGIYLQNAQHCLLEGNTVHSGIKNEINGGNGIHAWKCDALQINSNNISGHRDGIYFEFVTNSGIENNLSANNQRYGLHFMFSHHNAYMKNIFRENGAGVAVMYTREVTMTDNTFIQNWGDASYGLLLKEITDSHITHNRFIKNTIAIHMEGTTRVSVQRNLFQDNGWAIRVMASSSGSRFTGNNFIGNSFDVATNGTLMLNEFHRNYWDKYDGYDLDRDQVGDVPHYPVSVYAVISEKIPSAMILYRSFLTGIMEQVEKVMPSIIPDQLKDDQPLMKKLQL, encoded by the coding sequence ATGAAATATGCATCGCTATTATCATGGCTGCTGCTGGCAGCGTGGAGCACGCAGGCAGCCACCCTCGTGGTGAAGCCAGGCCCTGACGCGCTGCGCAAAGCCATCAGCAGCGCGCGGCCCGGCGATACACTGCAGGTACAACCTGGTGTTTACAAGGAACACAGCATACAGGTAAACCAGCGCATCACCATTATAGGCAACGGCATGCCGGTCATTGATGCGGAATACAAATACCCGGGCTTCCTCATCACCGCCGACAGCGTGGTCATGCAGGGGCTACAGGTACAATATACAGGGCGCTCTTCCATATCAGACATCGCCGGCATCCGCGTCAGTAACGCCAGTCATGTCACTCTCCGCAACAACAGGATACTGGACTGCACTTACGGCATCTACCTGCAGAACGCCCAGCACTGTCTGCTGGAAGGTAATACCGTACATTCCGGCATCAAAAATGAAATCAACGGCGGCAATGGCATCCACGCCTGGAAATGTGACGCCCTGCAAATCAACAGTAACAATATATCCGGCCACCGCGACGGCATCTACTTCGAATTTGTGACCAATTCCGGTATAGAAAACAACCTCTCTGCCAACAATCAACGATACGGCCTGCATTTTATGTTTTCCCACCATAACGCCTATATGAAAAATATTTTCCGGGAAAACGGTGCAGGCGTGGCCGTTATGTATACACGCGAAGTGACCATGACCGACAACACGTTTATACAAAACTGGGGAGACGCTTCCTACGGCCTGTTACTGAAAGAAATCACCGACAGTCACATCACACATAACCGCTTCATCAAAAACACCATTGCTATCCACATGGAAGGCACCACCCGTGTGTCTGTACAGCGCAACCTGTTTCAGGACAACGGCTGGGCCATCCGTGTAATGGCCAGCTCCAGCGGCAGCAGGTTTACCGGCAACAACTTCATCGGCAACTCCTTTGATGTGGCCACCAACGGTACGCTCATGCTCAACGAATTTCACCGCAACTACTGGGATAAATACGATGGCTATGATCTTGACCGGGACCAGGTGGGCGATGTGCCCCACTATCCCGTAAGCGTATACGCCGTCATATCGGAAAAGATACCTTCCGCCATGATCCTGTACCGTAGCTTCCTCACCGGCATCATGGAACAGGTGGAAAAAGTAATGCCCAGCATCATACCCGATCAGCTGAAAGACGATCAGCCATTAATGAAAAAACTGCAACTATGA
- a CDS encoding nitrous oxide reductase accessory protein NosL gives MKHNTLIFLISFFALQLACRPAFEPIDFGHDACAHCKMTIIDKRYTAELITPKGRAYKFDDIVCLLQYNTVNPPASGTRFLVADYSDSSHPFTDAQKAIFLHSESFKTPMNGRCAAFIDEKTAIPHKDNLEQRLLKWEDLTRLNP, from the coding sequence ATGAAACATAACACCCTGATCTTCCTGATTAGCTTTTTTGCCTTGCAGCTGGCCTGCCGGCCGGCATTTGAGCCGATAGATTTTGGTCATGACGCCTGTGCGCATTGTAAAATGACGATTATAGACAAACGTTATACCGCCGAACTGATCACGCCCAAAGGCAGGGCCTATAAATTTGACGATATCGTTTGCCTGCTGCAATACAATACTGTCAATCCGCCGGCCAGCGGCACCCGTTTTTTAGTAGCGGACTACAGCGATTCCAGTCACCCGTTCACCGATGCGCAAAAAGCCATCTTCCTGCACAGTGAATCTTTCAAGACACCGATGAACGGCCGGTGCGCCGCCTTCATCGACGAAAAAACCGCCATCCCGCATAAGGACAACCTGGAGCAACGATTATTAAAATGGGAAGATCTTACCCGGCTAAATCCATAA
- the nosZ gene encoding Sec-dependent nitrous-oxide reductase, with amino-acid sequence MKRLSLMLGLAVATTAAMQSCKMKTAATAVQGDAASKTYVAPGKYDEIYNFVSGGFNGQVSVYGLPSGRLLKVIPVFAVNPENGYGYSEETKAMLNTTNGLIPWDDQHHLDLSQTNGEQDGRWLFANANNTPRVARIDLTTFKTMEILQIPNSAGNHSSPFITENTEYVVAGTRFSVPLGSEDVPISSFKDNFHSTASFISVDKNSGKMDLAFQIVLPGMNLDLSHAGKGPSHDWFFFSSYNTEQAYTLLEVNASQKDKDYIVAVNWKKAEEYAKAGKGKKVPATYAHNTYDEHKQTATSEIKNEVLLLDPKDCPDMVYMIPCPKSPHGCDIDPSGEYIVGSGKLAALIPVFSFSKMTKAIAGKQFEGDFKGIPIIKYEAALHGEVQKPGLGPLHTEFDGKGNAYTSMFLSSEVVKWSLKDLQVLDRVPTYYSVGHLMIPGGDTRKPGGKYLVAYNKITKDRFLPTGPELAQSAQLYDISGDKMQLILDFPTFGEPHYAQACQASLIKDKQVKYYDINKNGHDYVTMGEKKANVVRKGNRVDIYMTAIRSHLVPDNIEGVFVGDEVYFHVTNLEQDWDIPHGFAIKNNPNAELLIMPGETVTLKFSPDKQGIYPFYCTDFCSALHQEMSGYLRVSPKGANVPLKFGTGETVTSVAAK; translated from the coding sequence ATGAAAAGATTAAGCCTGATGCTGGGCCTGGCAGTCGCCACCACCGCTGCCATGCAAAGCTGCAAAATGAAAACTGCCGCCACTGCGGTGCAAGGCGACGCCGCCAGCAAAACCTACGTGGCCCCCGGCAAATACGATGAAATTTACAACTTCGTGTCCGGCGGTTTCAACGGTCAAGTTTCCGTATACGGCCTGCCCTCCGGACGCCTGCTGAAAGTCATCCCCGTATTCGCGGTCAATCCCGAAAACGGCTATGGCTACAGCGAAGAAACAAAAGCCATGCTCAATACCACCAACGGCCTTATTCCGTGGGACGACCAGCACCACCTGGACCTGTCCCAGACCAACGGGGAACAGGACGGCCGCTGGCTCTTTGCCAACGCCAACAACACGCCGCGCGTGGCCCGCATCGATCTCACCACCTTCAAAACCATGGAGATCCTGCAAATACCCAACAGCGCAGGTAACCACTCCTCTCCCTTCATCACCGAAAACACGGAATACGTGGTGGCAGGCACCCGCTTCTCCGTGCCCCTCGGTTCTGAAGATGTGCCCATCAGCTCCTTCAAAGACAACTTCCACAGCACCGCCTCTTTTATCAGCGTAGATAAAAATTCCGGTAAAATGGACCTCGCCTTCCAGATCGTGCTGCCCGGAATGAACCTCGACCTGAGCCACGCCGGTAAAGGGCCATCACACGACTGGTTCTTCTTCTCCAGCTATAATACCGAACAAGCCTATACGCTGCTGGAAGTCAACGCTTCCCAGAAAGACAAAGACTACATCGTCGCCGTAAACTGGAAAAAAGCGGAAGAATATGCCAAAGCAGGCAAAGGCAAAAAAGTTCCGGCCACCTATGCCCACAACACGTACGACGAGCACAAACAAACTGCCACCTCCGAAATCAAAAATGAAGTACTGCTGCTGGACCCGAAAGATTGTCCGGACATGGTCTACATGATCCCCTGTCCTAAATCCCCGCATGGTTGCGACATAGACCCTTCCGGCGAATACATCGTTGGCAGCGGTAAACTCGCCGCCCTCATCCCGGTGTTCTCTTTCAGCAAAATGACAAAAGCCATCGCCGGCAAACAGTTTGAGGGCGACTTCAAAGGCATTCCCATCATCAAATACGAAGCAGCGCTGCACGGCGAAGTGCAGAAACCCGGCCTCGGCCCCCTGCATACCGAATTTGATGGTAAAGGCAACGCCTATACGTCTATGTTCCTCTCCTCCGAAGTGGTGAAATGGAGCCTGAAAGACCTGCAGGTACTGGACCGTGTGCCTACCTACTATTCTGTCGGCCACCTGATGATCCCAGGCGGAGACACCAGAAAACCCGGCGGCAAATACCTCGTAGCCTACAACAAAATCACCAAAGACCGCTTCCTGCCTACCGGCCCGGAACTGGCCCAGTCAGCACAACTGTATGATATCTCCGGTGATAAAATGCAGCTGATACTCGACTTTCCCACCTTTGGCGAACCGCACTATGCACAGGCATGCCAGGCCAGCCTGATCAAAGACAAACAGGTGAAATACTATGATATCAACAAAAACGGTCACGACTATGTGACCATGGGAGAAAAGAAAGCCAATGTGGTCCGCAAAGGCAACCGCGTAGACATCTACATGACCGCCATCCGTTCCCACCTGGTGCCTGACAACATCGAAGGCGTATTTGTTGGCGACGAAGTATATTTCCACGTCACCAACCTGGAGCAGGACTGGGACATTCCGCATGGCTTTGCCATCAAGAACAATCCCAATGCGGAACTGCTGATCATGCCGGGTGAAACCGTGACACTTAAGTTCTCACCAGATAAACAGGGTATTTATCCGTTCTATTGCACCGACTTCTGCTCTGCCCTGCACCAGGAGATGTCCGGCTACCTGCGGGTATCCCCCAAAGGCGCCAACGTACCGCTTAAATTCGGTACCGGAGAAACCGTGACTTCCGTCGCAGCTAAATAA
- a CDS encoding c-type cytochrome yields the protein MKQASLLTAAAAIALLLYGCGSTPQADTEKPAADNSMAATTPATPTPAAAAAADAKGKGKFTSVALTDPLDQKMIASGKSTYEVKCAACHKLTGDKLVGPGWKGVTERRKPEWIMNFITNTDEMIDKDPAAQAMLEECMVRMPNQHLTDDEARHVLEYMRSNDGKK from the coding sequence ATGAAACAAGCATCCCTCCTGACAGCAGCAGCTGCTATCGCCCTGCTGCTCTACGGCTGCGGATCTACGCCGCAAGCTGACACCGAAAAACCGGCTGCTGACAATAGCATGGCCGCTACCACTCCGGCAACGCCCACGCCCGCAGCAGCTGCCGCCGCCGATGCAAAAGGCAAAGGCAAGTTTACCAGCGTCGCACTCACCGATCCATTAGATCAGAAAATGATCGCCAGCGGTAAATCCACCTATGAAGTAAAATGTGCGGCCTGTCACAAACTCACCGGCGACAAGCTGGTCGGCCCCGGATGGAAAGGCGTTACCGAAAGAAGGAAACCGGAATGGATCATGAACTTCATCACCAACACCGATGAGATGATTGATAAAGACCCGGCAGCACAAGCCATGCTGGAAGAATGTATGGTACGCATGCCCAACCAGCACCTTACCGACGATGAAGCCCGGCACGTATTGGAATACATGCGGTCCAACGACGGTAAAAAATAA
- a CDS encoding flavodoxin domain-containing protein, giving the protein MHGIIIFQSKYGATRQYAEWISKALQIPAVEADKVTPAQLSTADFLILGTSIYIGKMLLRPWLLQHEAQLSGKPLFLFVVCATKPEEVEKLNGYVAQNVPAPVLTRCLRYFLPGKIKFSDLSFADKLKVRAGSFMARLMGKQFDVSDFDRLDEKLSAPLVRDVQQFHLYHS; this is encoded by the coding sequence ATGCATGGCATCATCATTTTCCAGTCCAAGTACGGCGCTACGCGACAATACGCTGAGTGGATCAGCAAAGCATTACAAATACCGGCAGTGGAAGCAGATAAAGTTACGCCGGCACAATTGTCCACCGCAGATTTTTTGATACTGGGCACCAGCATATACATTGGAAAAATGCTGCTACGCCCGTGGTTGCTGCAACATGAAGCTCAGCTGTCAGGCAAGCCGCTATTCCTTTTTGTGGTATGCGCCACCAAACCGGAGGAGGTGGAAAAGCTCAACGGCTATGTGGCACAAAATGTGCCGGCGCCTGTCCTTACCCGATGCCTCCGTTATTTCCTGCCCGGTAAAATCAAATTCAGCGACCTTTCTTTTGCCGATAAGCTGAAAGTCCGTGCCGGCAGCTTCATGGCCCGGCTCATGGGCAAACAGTTCGATGTATCAGATTTCGACCGTCTCGACGAAAAGCTCTCCGCCCCTCTTGTGAGAGATGTTCAACAATTCCATCTGTACCATTCCTAA
- a CDS encoding RrF2 family transcriptional regulator, translated as MLSKTAEYALRATIYIALKGSEDNKLGIEEIARGIDSPKSFTAKILQLLTQNNRVISSVRGPNGGFFLTDRARKLPVKAILEAVEEESVITKCVLGLKECSETRPCPMHTQYKAIKKQLKQMFEKTAIQQLVDEFNKGNYFIDNLKGVRKPC; from the coding sequence ATGTTGTCGAAAACTGCTGAATACGCCCTGAGAGCAACGATTTATATCGCACTGAAAGGGTCGGAAGATAATAAGCTGGGAATTGAGGAAATTGCCCGGGGCATTGATTCTCCCAAATCATTTACGGCCAAGATACTACAGCTGCTCACGCAAAACAACCGCGTGATCAGTTCCGTGCGTGGCCCTAACGGCGGCTTTTTCCTGACAGACCGCGCCCGTAAGCTGCCGGTAAAGGCCATCCTCGAGGCCGTAGAAGAAGAAAGCGTGATCACCAAATGTGTACTGGGACTTAAAGAATGTTCCGAAACAAGGCCCTGCCCCATGCATACCCAATACAAGGCCATCAAAAAACAGCTGAAACAGATGTTCGAAAAAACAGCTATCCAGCAGCTGGTAGACGAATTCAATAAAGGCAACTACTTTATTGATAACCTGAAAGGCGTCCGTAAGCCCTGTTAA
- a CDS encoding 6-pyruvoyl trahydropterin synthase family protein → MHNSYQQQTGDMLQLTKIFSFETAHALHEYNGKCKNIHGHSYKLHVTVRGQNHSEDYLPAPGILVDFKVIKELVQQTIVQHFDHRLVLSAAYMQAHPGCSTQENLWVWDMEPSAENMVLYMQRALRAVLPGEVVLAGLRLYETSDSYAEWVPAV, encoded by the coding sequence TTGCACAATTCTTACCAACAACAGACCGGAGATATGTTACAGCTGACGAAAATATTCAGTTTTGAAACGGCGCATGCGCTGCATGAATACAATGGAAAATGCAAAAACATTCATGGGCATTCCTATAAATTGCATGTGACGGTACGGGGCCAAAACCATAGTGAAGACTACCTGCCAGCACCGGGGATACTGGTGGATTTTAAAGTGATCAAGGAGCTGGTGCAGCAGACGATCGTACAGCATTTTGATCACCGCCTGGTCCTTTCGGCCGCCTATATGCAGGCCCATCCGGGTTGCAGCACACAGGAGAACCTGTGGGTGTGGGACATGGAGCCGTCCGCGGAAAACATGGTGTTGTATATGCAGCGGGCGTTAAGAGCGGTATTGCCCGGAGAGGTAGTACTGGCAGGCCTGCGGTTGTATGAGACGAGTGATTCCTATGCGGAATGGGTGCCGGCGGTTTGA
- a CDS encoding TlpA disulfide reductase family protein, with product MLKHLANLFIFLLLVTGTGCKAPVIDKKIEIIGHIKNIPNGKVYLANAFRWDVFLDSAVVKNDSFCFRMTVPPSFEPYYACISYIDSAGRTRSFSYINRVLTTEKQGYRHSAFVLEPGVISINGALVCRTEQGIFYCDGMEIKAGKETEVMYKHQMTGFGRLGTSDSSRRAAIIRRYSRDIKEYPMAYTLLQNIYDAKEEYTDRELENLLSLFNKEVQHSGTAARLKSFMDTRTNFRKEPSALVATDTAGNKKNWIAGSSRYNLLVFWASWCGPCRSEIPVLKNIHAKFNDKDVHMTSISIDKNTADWMKAVRLEAMSWEQVKVDSAGITRVKEGFNFSAIPLTVITDHTGKEIKRYSGFGGNTEKELISLFEELLKNK from the coding sequence ATGCTGAAACATTTGGCTAACCTATTTATATTTTTGCTGCTCGTGACAGGAACCGGCTGTAAAGCACCGGTTATTGATAAGAAAATAGAAATCATCGGGCATATCAAAAACATTCCGAATGGAAAGGTATACCTGGCCAATGCCTTTCGCTGGGATGTCTTCCTGGATTCCGCTGTTGTTAAGAACGACTCCTTTTGCTTCCGGATGACGGTACCGCCATCTTTCGAACCATACTATGCCTGCATCAGCTATATTGACTCTGCAGGCAGGACCAGAAGTTTCAGTTATATCAACCGGGTGCTTACCACAGAAAAGCAGGGATACCGGCACAGCGCTTTTGTGCTGGAACCTGGTGTTATTTCCATTAACGGAGCCCTGGTCTGTCGCACAGAGCAGGGTATCTTCTATTGTGACGGCATGGAAATAAAGGCCGGTAAAGAAACGGAAGTCATGTATAAGCACCAGATGACTGGCTTTGGCCGGTTAGGCACTTCAGATTCTTCCAGACGTGCTGCTATCATCAGAAGGTACAGCCGTGATATTAAGGAATACCCTATGGCCTATACGCTGTTGCAGAATATATATGACGCTAAGGAAGAATATACGGACAGGGAACTGGAAAACCTGCTCTCGCTGTTTAATAAAGAAGTACAACATTCCGGAACGGCAGCCCGGCTGAAAAGCTTTATGGATACGAGGACCAATTTCCGCAAGGAGCCATCGGCACTTGTGGCGACTGACACTGCCGGCAACAAAAAAAACTGGATAGCCGGTTCTTCACGGTATAACCTGCTCGTCTTTTGGGCAAGCTGGTGCGGTCCCTGCAGGTCCGAAATTCCTGTGCTGAAAAACATTCACGCAAAGTTCAACGATAAAGATGTTCACATGACCAGCATATCCATTGATAAAAATACGGCGGACTGGATGAAGGCTGTCAGGTTGGAAGCGATGTCCTGGGAACAGGTAAAAGTAGACAGCGCAGGCATCACTCGTGTAAAGGAAGGGTTTAATTTTTCCGCTATCCCGTTAACTGTCATAACAGATCATACCGGAAAAGAGATCAAACGATACTCCGGCTTTGGCGGCAATACCGAAAAAGAACTGATTTCTCTGTTTGAAGAACTCTTAAAAAATAAATGA
- a CDS encoding DMT family transporter: MKKTYFILHFSVFIAAFTGILGKLISLNEGLLVWYRIFFSFVWLFLIVKLFKVSTAITTREKLDIAKVGLLITIHWIFFYGSIKYGNISIGAVCYCLTSFFTAIFSPLINRKKFAVTELVLSLFTLLGISLIFHFDVSYQLGIALGTVSSAFAALYTIYNERLVKQYDSKLINYYQMMGGCIGWGVLLPVYLHYFPVKSVFPGMEDTVYLLLLSLICTVGLYIMFAESLKRIPAFTVNLSFNMEPIYAITVAFLFFGEGKQVNGAFYAGLLLVGISVVLQTVISIRQKRRLAQNAGVSQA; encoded by the coding sequence ATGAAAAAAACATATTTCATCTTACACTTTTCGGTGTTCATCGCCGCTTTCACCGGAATACTCGGAAAACTTATTTCGCTCAACGAAGGACTGCTGGTCTGGTACAGGATATTTTTTTCGTTTGTCTGGCTGTTTCTGATTGTGAAGTTGTTTAAGGTGAGTACTGCCATTACCACCCGCGAGAAACTGGATATTGCTAAAGTAGGTTTGCTGATCACTATTCACTGGATATTCTTTTATGGCAGCATCAAATACGGTAATATTTCCATTGGGGCGGTCTGTTACTGTCTGACCAGTTTCTTCACTGCGATCTTTTCGCCGCTGATCAACAGGAAGAAATTCGCAGTCACCGAGTTGGTATTAAGCCTCTTTACCTTGCTGGGCATCAGCCTTATTTTTCATTTCGATGTGTCTTACCAGCTGGGCATCGCGCTGGGCACTGTTTCATCAGCGTTTGCCGCGCTGTACACTATTTACAATGAGCGGCTGGTAAAGCAATATGACAGTAAACTGATCAACTATTACCAGATGATGGGCGGCTGTATCGGCTGGGGTGTTTTATTACCGGTCTATCTCCATTACTTCCCGGTGAAAAGCGTTTTTCCCGGTATGGAAGACACCGTATATCTGTTACTGTTATCCCTGATATGCACAGTTGGGCTATACATCATGTTTGCAGAGTCTCTAAAGCGCATCCCTGCATTTACCGTGAACCTGAGTTTCAATATGGAACCGATTTACGCGATCACCGTGGCATTCCTGTTCTTTGGAGAAGGCAAGCAGGTAAATGGTGCGTTTTATGCAGGACTATTGCTGGTAGGTATTTCCGTTGTTTTGCAAACGGTGATTTCTATCAGGCAGAAGCGCAGGCTGGCGCAGAACGCAGGCGTCTCCCAGGCCTAA